A genomic stretch from Psilocybe cubensis strain MGC-MH-2018 chromosome 1, whole genome shotgun sequence includes:
- a CDS encoding LEC14B-like protein (LEC14B homolog) translates to MADQDDTRESYRRANPSRGEPASLQDVLSALFALQPQNASHVSIDAGGNTRLRVSELTLRDMARLLSSRPVTTADQRSASARAHHSMVADDDDDDDEYIPIDDDDDDEDTYNRPARRRGRPFFPPVTEPKKEGLELLASGDFGRVGVKSRGRRNRANIARTILGRGSHPIPLFNREDILNKFVPNTNGTTVAIYDANMYTAQFSDDFKLHIFDMRAPPLTHSTPGPSSRSMSDSGLTTRMPLRKVIQGHPGRWTITDANLSPDNERCIFYSSTSPDGNNSQIPIPFADHPSGRGHYHSSFGIWSCRFSADGNEIVAGGDGKLFVYDLLANKRTVKIQAHEDDVNSCCWADTASGNVLVSASDDTYIKVWDRRSLGSSRKPSGVLVGHTEGITYVSAKGDGRYIVSNGKDQAARLWDLRKMRSSAEFDEIRLDRRYYGIPEFDYRYPYYPEPNYPAHPKDCSVMTFRGHSVLRTLIRCHFSPAESTGSQYIYSGSANGLIHEPVIMSAGWENARGGTVIARHEYKGLSKMPGALEDWVEKNRLETEETENRPRRSGRLAQQRGLMPGTFHHDEDEEEDEDDFDFF, encoded by the exons ATGGCAGACCAAGATGATACTCGCGAATCCTACAGAAGAGCTAATCCTTCCCGCGGGGAGCCCGCTTCTCTTCAGGATGTCTTGTCTG CTCTCTTCGCTCTGCAGCCCCAAAATGCTTCTCACGTATCTATCGACGCCGGGGGAAACACACGTTTGAGAGTGTCTGAACTAACGCTACGAGACATGGCACGACTACTAAGCTCAAGGCCAGTTACAACCGCTGATCAACGATCGGCCTCCGCACGCGCTCACCATTCCATGGtcgccgacgacgacgatgatgatgatgaatacATCCccattgacgatgatgacgacgacgaagatacATATAATCGGCCAGCCAGAAGGCGAGGACGCCCGTTCTTTCCCCCAGTCACAGAACCAAAGAAAGAAGGTTTGGAATTGTTGGCTAGTGGTGACTTTGGGAGGGTCGGGGTAAAGAGCCGCGGCAGGAGAAATAGAGCCAATATTGCAAGAACTATATTAGGAAGGGGCTCTCATCCAATTCCTTTGTTCAATCGAGAGGACATTCTTAAT AAATTCGTACCCAACACCAATGGAACGACAGTTGCAATTTATGATGCAAACATGTATACTGCACAGTTTTCAGATG ATTTTAAACTTCATATCTTTGACATGAGGGCTCCCCCACTCACACATTCAACTCCTGGACCATCCAGCCGAAGCATGAGTGACAGTGGTCTCACCACTCGAATGCCTTTGAGGAAGGTCATCCAAGGCCACCCAGGTCGGTGGACCATTACCGATGCAAACCTTTCTCCAGATAACGAACGGTGCATATTTTACTCCTC TACCTCACCTGATGGAAACAATTCACAAATTCCTATTCCGTTTGCTGACCACCCTAGTGGTAGGGGACATTATCATTCTAGTTTCGGAATATGGAGTTGCAGGTTTTCAGCTGATGGGAATGAAATCGTGGCTGGAGGAGATGGAAAGCTATTCG TTTATGATCTTTTGGCCAACAAAAGGACGGTCAAGATACAGGCTCACGAAGATGATGTGAACAGTTGCTGCTGGGCAGATACAGCATCTGGCAACGTTCTTGTAAGTGCATCTGATGACACTTATATCAAAGTCTG GGATCGTCGGTCATTGGGCTCATCTCGCAAACCATCTGGTGTTCTCGTTGGACATACTGAGGGAATTACCTATGTATCGGCGAAAGGCGATGGGAGATATATTGTCTCCAATGGCAAGGATCAGGCTGCCCGTCTATGGGACCTGAGAAAAATGCGATCTAGCGCCGAGTTTGACGAAATACGACTCGATCGCAGGTACTATGGTATTCCTGAATTCGATTACAG ATATCCGTACTATCCTGAACCGAATTATCCGGCCCATCCTAAGGACTGTAGTGTTATGACCTTCCGTGGTCACAGTGTACTACGGACGCTTATTAGATGTCACTTCAGTCCTGCAGAGTCTACTGGATCTCAGTACATCTATTCTGGCTCAGCGAATGGGCTAATACAT GAACCGGTTATCATGAGCGCTGGATGGGAGAACGCCCGGGGTGGTACTGTCATCGCTCGGCACGAGTATAAAGGGTTATCAAAGATGCCAGGGGCTTTGGAAGACTGGGTAGAAAAGAATCGCCTAGAGACAGAAGAAACGGAAAATAGACCTAGGAGATCAGGCCGCCTCGCCCAGCAACGAGGTCTCATGCCTGGAACTTTTCAtcatgatgaagacgaggaggaagacgaagatgatttCGATTTTTTCTGA
- a CDS encoding Putative ATP-dependent RNA helicase (Putative ATP-dependent RNA helicase C550.03c), whose amino-acid sequence MDVDSDTESEINSVRSGMPPPSESDYSMASSLTSYDVDPSMRSESPESVLSLTDSMQANFQRQEYGRGLQTYSELYRLPADEQELERLDKQHTIFVDIMGEKYAPPMEAVMADDVPGETKACLDLGCGSGSWSEVDDVNLGLEHFYGDFNVVHARLISSGVKDYHLLVDQMCRVLRPHGLLDISEFDFHMYDKDHNRLELGTHEVAPPWWARWMSFLAASIKNIGGDVDAATHLHEWVLSNPLFEDVVYREFWLPIVPPPYSPNETEATRRFYRKMKENTTAFLGAGRPLLLGSGLPEEIVDTLEQGAIREMEERKVTQYTRLQCVYARKKVRYLSEMKFIALEPASSNNTFSSQLHAYVSPALQDYLIKHSQMDMNSRLEVIDRIVNPSIEDASKFLARLQLAETPTASEVHNDIEKRLLLPPSTFPDQWLPSYQISVPDLLNAEPAPPPTVLNFIRSGLDGRVTGYRETVPVRQKTGSTSTSLDRTPAPSKNFVRGKSGYVPFWPGGFEDTQLELSKDSKNTEQPKGIRTIPPGFERGLRLPGDPVEDENLVDFEQDVEADVDEAENEADVEDEIPLDQTKEVDALLPASRSNLRPVGLKKRRMKRVMAQTRDWAHVIDVNMPLTNFHELVPEMAHKYPFELDTFQKQAVYHLEMGDSVFVAAHTSAGKTVVAEYAIALAEKHMTRAIYTSPIKALSNQKFRDFKQTFSSSSVGILTGDVQINPEASCLIMTTEILRSMLYKGADLIRDVEFVIFDEVHYVNDAERGVVWEEVIIMLPDHVNIILLSATVPNTKEFADWVGRTKKKDIYVISTPQRPVPLEHYLYAGRDTYKIVDAQRNFVSQGYKEAGEALRRKQDKEREAAGLPPVQRVGARGTAPAQRGQQRGGGGRGGPVPLRGGRGGSGGAPGRTIHTGADKNLYVHLLGHLRKKALLPVVVFTFSKKRCEENAATLTNADLCTSVEKSEVHVAVEKALARLKGSDRKLPQIVRTRDLLSRGIGIHHGGLLPLVKELVEILFARGLVKILFATETFAMGVNMPAKCVVFSSIRKHDGRNFRDILPGEYTQMAGRAGRRGLDPTGTVIIIANDNLPEQTTLHTMILGVPGKLSSQFRLTYNMILNLLRVEALRVEEMIKRSFSENSSQRLLPEQQQKVIESERSLSALPRLDCPKCLPDIEHHYDQTRDIIEKNQSLLEMALSQSQGSKILNAGRVVILRDGHFRLNNVAVILKQAPIQTLDSGLLAKVKTYFVLAWVHPNTKSGGEDIESYAIPPAWPIKPQQLKVESGVYELTAVPLTSIVMVSNRMIQVQVNDIVDRHLISRMKDAISSLQSVVEEWSSGESIPEVDWSRMRSLEFQEVLRSRDFLVRQIQNNICVMCPDFDHHYRLIHGQKILRANIAFLKLAISDQNLELIPDYEQRIAVLKDLKFIDENSTIQLKGRVACEINSANELVLTELILENTLASYDPEEVVALLSCFVFQEKTDVEPLLSPKLEVGRDAIVAISDRVGRVQDFHKVSVEEFRSNLKFGLVEVVYEWAKGMPFEQITALTDVAEGTIVRVITRLDETCREVRDAARVIGDAELFKKMEECQIKIKRDIVFAASLYF is encoded by the exons ATGGACGTGGACAGCGACACCGAAAGCGAAATCAACTCTGTGCGCTCAGGAATGCCTCCCCCTAGCGAGTCGGACTACAGTATGGCAAGCTCACTCACCTCTTACGACGTAGACCCGTCCATGCGTTCAGAATCCCCGGAATCAGTCCTTTCTCTGACCGATTCAATGCAAGCAAACTTCCAAAGGCAAGAATACGGTCGCGGTCTCCAAACGTACTCAGAACTTTACCGTCTTCCCGCAGACGAACAGGAGCTAGAACGACTTG ACAAACAGCATACAATATTTGTCGATATCATGGGCGAAAAATATGCACCTCCCATGGAGGCTGTCATGGCAGACGATGTCCCGGGGGAGACGAAGGCATGCTTAGATCTTGGTTGCGGAAGCGGAAGTTG GAGCGAGGTAGATGATGTTAATCTTGGTTTGGAGCACTTCTACGGAGATTTCAATGTTGTACATGCACGTCTTATCTCATCAGGA GTCAAAGACTATCATCTTCTTGTCGATCAGATGTGCCGTGTTCTGCGGCCTCATGGCCTACTTGACATTTCTGAGTTCGATTTCCACATGTACGACAAAGACCATAACCGCCTTGAACTGGGCACTCACGAAGTCGCTCCGCCTTGGTGGGCCCGTTGGATGTCATTTTTGGCTGCCTCGATCAAGAACATCGGCGGAGATGTGGACGCTGCAACGCATCTTCACGAATGGGTACTAAGCAATCCCTTGTTCGAAGATGTCGTATATAGAGAATTTTGGTTGCCAATAGTCCCTCCGCCTTACAGTCCCAATGAAACAGAGGCTACACGGCGGTTTTATcggaaaatgaaagaaaatacAACG GCATTTCTAGGCGCTGGTAGGCCTTTACTTTTGGGAAGTGGCCTGCCGGAGGAGATTGTTGACACCCTGGAACAAGGCGCAATACGAGAAATGGAAGAGCGAAAAGTTACACAATACACGCGATTACAATGTGTATACGCTCGGAAGAAAGTAAG GTACCTAAGCGAGATGAAGTTCATAGCGCTTGAGCCAGCCTCATCCAACAACACTTTCAG CTCGCAATTACATGCCTATGTGTCGCCTGCTCTACAGGACTATCTAATCAAACATTCTCAAATGGATATGAATTCCCGCCTTGAAGTTATCGACCGGATCGTAAATCCTAGCATTGAGGATGCTTCAAAGTTTTTAGCACGATTACAATTAGCTGAAACGCCAACGGCTTCCGAGGTTCACAACGATATAGAAAAAAGGCTTCTTTTACCTCCCAGTACTTTCCCAGACCAATGGCTACCTTCTTATCAA ATCTCCGTTCCTGATTTGCTGAACGCAGAGCCGGCGCCTCCACCTACAGTCTTAAACTTTATTCGTTCTGGCCTTGATGGAAGGGTAACGGGATACAGGGAG ACGGTTCCAGTTCGTCAAAAAACTGGCTCGACATCAACGTCGCTTGACAGAACCCCGGCACCCAGCAAAAATTTTGTAAGAGGGAAATCTGGATATGTACCGTTTTGGCCGGGAGGATTTGAGGACACACAGCTTGAACTATCCAAAGATAGCAAGAATACGGAGCAACCAAAGGGCATCAGGACAATTCCGCCTGGGTTTGAGAGGGGTCTGCGCCTTCCTGGAGATCCAGTCGAGGATGAGAATTTAGTTGATTTTGAACAGGACGTTGAAGCAGATGTGGATGAAGCAGAGAATGAG GCTGACGTAGAAGACGAGATTCCTCTGGATCAGACCAAGGAAGTAGATGCCCTTCTACCCGCTTCG CGCTCAAACCTTAGGCCTGTTGGGTTGAAGAAACGACGCATGAAGAGAGTTATGGCTCAAACACGGGATTGGGCACATGTCATCGACGTCAATATGCCTCTAACGAACTTTCACGAACTTGTCCCAGAAATGGCCCATAAA TACCCCTTTGAACTTGATACTTTTCAAAAACAAGCGGTATATCACCTTGAAATGGGTGATTCAGTTTTTGTTGCTGCTCATACCTCTGCAGGAAAAACTGTGGTGGCCGAGTATGCTATAGCTTTGGCCGAGAAGCATATGACACG AGCTATATATACATCCCCTATCAAAGCCCTCTCAAATCAAAAGTTTCGTGATTTCAAGCAaacattttcttcttcatcggtCGGAATTCTAACTGGAGACGTTCAAATAAATCCTGAAGCAAGTTGCTTGATTATGACTACCGAAATCTTGCGAAGCATGCTCTACAAAGGTGCCGATCTTATACGCGACGTGGAGTTTGTCATATTTGACGAAGTACACTATGTCAATGACGCTGAG CGAGGTGTCGTTTGGGAAGAAGTCATTATCATGCTCCCTGACCATGTCAATATCATCTTGTTGTCCGCAACCGTCCCGAACACAAAAGAGTTTGCTGATTGGGTTGG GCGgacgaagaaaaaggatATTTATGTGATATCTACACCTCAACGTCCCGTTCCACTTGAACATTATCTATATGCTGGTCGTGATACGTATAAGATTGTCGATGCACAGAGAAACTTTGTTAGCCAAGG ATACAAAGAAGCTGGAGAAGCTTTGCGGCGAAAACAAGATAAAGAACGCGAAGCTGCAGGACTCCCCCCTGTTCAACGTGTTGGTGCTCGTGGCACCGCCCCAGCCCAGCGAGGACAGCAACGCGGTGGCGGTGGTCGAGGTGGTCCTGTACCTCTGAGAGGTGGGCGTGGCGGCAGCGGAGGAGCACCTGGGAGAACAATTCACACCGGAGCGGACAAAAATCTTTACGTGCACCTGCTTGGTCATCTGCGTAAAAAGGCCCTACTCCCGGTTGTTGTTTTCACCTTCTCGAAGAAACGTTGCGAAGAGAACGCTGCGACATTAACAAATGCAGATTTGTGTACGTCTGTGGAAAAGAGCGAAGTTCACGTCGCCGTTGAGAAGGCACTCGCCCGTCTGAAGG GCTCGGATAGAAAACTTCCACAGATTGTGAGAACTCGGGATTTACTATCTCGTGGAATTGGTATTCATCACGGTGGTCTTCTTCCATTGGTGAAAGAG TTGGTAGAGATCTTATTTGCTCGTGGATTGGTGAAGATACTTTTTGCCACAGAAACCTTCGCCATG GGCGTAAACATGCCAGCAAAATGCGTGGTTTTCTCCAGTATTAGGAAGCACGATGGTCGCAATTTTCGTGATATTCTTCCCGGTGAATATACGCAGATGGCCGGTAGAGCTGGTAGACGTGGTCTTGACCCTACTGGGACGGTTATTATTATTGCAAACGACAATCTGCCTGAG CAAACGACACTCCATACTATGATTCTTGGCGTCCCAGGAAAGCTTTCTTCTCAATTCCGATTAACGTATAACATGATTTTAAACTTACTACGAGTGGAAGCTTTGAGGGTGGAAGAGATGATTAAACGTAGTTTCTCCGAAAATTCTTCCCAACGACTTTTACCCGAGCAGCAACAGAAGGTGATAGAG AGCGAAAGGTCTCTATCCGCCTTGCCACGGTTGGATTGCCCAAAGTGTTTGCCGGATATCGAGCATCATTATGATCAAACTCGAGATATcatagaaaaaaatcaaagccTGTTGGAAATGGCACTCAGTCAATCTCAAGGTTCCAAGATACTCAATGCTGGACGTGTTGTCATTTTACGGGATGGG CACTTCCGACTTAACAACGTTGCTGTGATTCTCAAACAAGCCCCTATTCAAACCTTGGACTCTGGACTGCTCGCCAAGGTTAAGACTTATTTTGTGCTTGCTTGGGTCCATCCAAATACTAAGAGTGGTGGAGAAG ATATCGAATCCTATGCCATTCCCCCTGCATGGCCAATAAAACCCCAGCAACTGAAAGTCGAATCCGGAGTTTATGAACTAACAGCTGTTCCGCTAACTAGTATTGTCATGGTTAGCAACCGCATGATTCAG GTTCAGGTCAATGACATTGTCGATCGGCATCTGATTTCACGAATGAAAGATGCCATCTCATCTCTCCAGTCAGTTGTTGAAGAATGGTCATCAGGGGAATCGATACCAGAGGTTGACTGGAGCCGGATGCGTTCTTTGGAGTTCCAAGAAGTTCTACGCTCTCGAGATTTTCTGGTCAGACAAATCCAGAACAATATCTGTGTTATGTGTCCGGATTTTGATCATCAT TATAGGCTGATACACGGACAGAAGATACTCCGAGCTAACATAGCCTTCTTAAAACTTGCGATATCGGATCAAAACTTGGAGTTAATACCAGACTACGAACAACGCATTGCTGTTTTGAAAGACCTCAAATTCATCGATGAAAATTCTACCATCCAGTTGAAAGGCCGTGTGGCTTGTGAG ATCAATTCAGCGAATGAGCTTGTCCTGACTGAGCTGATTTTGGAAAACACATTGGCCAGTTATGACCCTGAGGAAGTTGTTGCTTTACTGTCGTGTTTTGTTTTCCAAGAAAAAACGGACGTGGAGCCTCTGCTATCACCAAAGCTGGAAGTGGGCCGAGATGCCATCGTGGCAATTAGCGACCGAGTTGGCAGAGTTCAAGACTTCCACAAGGTTTCTGTAGAAGAATTCCGATCCAACCTCAAGTTTGGGCTCGTCGAAGTGGTCTATGAATGGGCTAAAGGCATG CCATTCGAACAAATAACTGCACTGACAGACGTCGCGGAAGGGACCATTGTTCGCGTTATCACTCGACTAGATGAGACTTGCCGTGAAGTTCGAGATGCCGCTCGTGTTATAGGCGATGCTGAACTGTTCAAGAAGATGGAGGAGTGTCAGATCAAGATCAAACGAGACA TTGTGTTTGCTGCTAGCTTGTACTTTTAA
- a CDS encoding IST1-like protein (IST1 homolog), which produces MSMWNSAKAKVRSLPNDPAHSLSVQRLRTLQQKKEAQAKAARRDIANLIERGKIETARIKVETIINEDIYIELLELLELYCELLLARFGLLDQNTREPDPGIVEGVCSIIHAAPRTELKELHILRDILMHKYGREFAVGVMENRNGCVSNRVMSKIINVTPAPALVDAYIREITKAYGVPWSSPDDPNPASLVQDMKDEQKEDVPPTDPTEKTDEANKSKDQGSSSTTPEPSSKATDSKKSSVSSPPPIEDEFEVLSRRFAQLKKR; this is translated from the exons ATGTCGATGTGGAACTCCGCCAAAGCCAAGGTGAGATCGCTGCCAAATGATCCTGCGCACTC GTTGTCAGTTCAGCGCTTGCGAACGCTtcagcaaaagaaagaagcacAGGCTAAGGCTGCTCGCCGCGACATAGCCAACTTGATAGAGCGAGGAAAGATAGAAACTGCCCGTATCAAGGTAGAGACGA TAATCAATGAAGACATTTATATCGAGTTACTGGAGCTCCTGGAATTGTATTGCGAGTTGCTATTGGCGCGATTCGGGCTTCTAGATCAGAA TACTCGAGAGCCCGATCCAG GTATTGTTGAAGGGGTGTGCAGTATTATTCATGCCGCACCACGTACTGAACTCAAGG AATTGCATATCCTTCGGGATATCTTGATGCACAAATACGGACGTGAATTCGCTGTGGGTGTCATGGAGAACCGCAATGGCTGTGTAAGCAATCGC GTTATGAGCAAGATAATTAATGTTACTCCTGCCCCTGCATTGGTAGACGCCTACATAAGAGAAATCACCAAGGCATATGGTGTACCCTGGTCGTCTCCCGATGACCCTAATCCCGCGAGCCTTGTCCAAGACATGAAG GACGAACAAAAGGAAGACGTACCACCTACTGATCCAACCGAAAAGACGGACGAAGCAAACAAATCAAAGGATCAAGGGAGTTCTTCTACAACTCCTGAACCATCTTCAAAAGCAACAGACTCTAAAAAGTCTTCTGTTTCGAGTCCACCGCCGATCGAGGACGAATTCGAGGTTCTATCCAGAAGGTTTGCTCAACTCAAGAAGCGATAG
- a CDS encoding Cell division control protein 25, with product MVSQTRSQAVRQSLHLLISPPHPNSKVAVAPQTPDSAPLVVQSDNISPPPSPQQPDSVMFSVLCQYDFEAQESGMLSFRKGQILDVVKRDGTGWWAAMPKEGTVVGWIPQAFVRALSSDMADRLRNLGEEFRIPEFEAEELYNNTHTYESGAHVFDSDSDSPTSATYEDFFKSHSSSSIATSYNSKDTPNKVEGRTIPSTSQSSSSSSRRCQQLHPPPSPSSPMPIPPAGVSRSISLDKPTPLTPPPDTDSRARAGSLSNRHIRRRPVMVNDDPTLRQLSTLIETQDLKKIDEIASPDITGSFDAMFKSTRQDQLRRKPSQTIKQMTKKNYIPTISICKPRYFKPQYADQIDEDDKGHIRFASIPALIERLTLVTGSNDLTKQTEGNSFTNVFLTTFRTFMTADQLFELLIDRFNLRPPKSLIETEYEDWSTNLREPVRQRVLEVFELWLSKHRLLEEEPHIGRALGAFLSNLGGTHAEMAIKLAKEIAQSSSVLPSSSLRAVSPSKTKMAKAQRIDLLKLDPIRVAEQLTLWEYALYIKITPQQCLSYAKAKARTNPDPAFANLQEFCATHDKLNGWVKKTILISDSLPKRADTVEFWIKVAEKCRTLNNFSSMSAIIIALSSMDIKDLHLTWSHVHRKSQLDHLLRHNEPTGGFAGYRNLAQKAEGPCVPFIGMYLTDLVHANDQHKQADGRVCFFQKARWYEIITNMLKFQTRTYKLVTSESTTLFIEAQLRDVRDKDWFWKRSKELQRSEMAHADIRKGLEAAGF from the exons ATGGTCTCTCAGACTCGCTCACAGGCTGTGCGTCAGTCGCTGCATCTCCTCATATCCCCTCCACATCCCAATTCCAAGGTTGCTGTCGCCCCTCAGACCCCTGATTCGGCTCCTTTGGTCGTTCAATCCGACAATATTAGCCCTCCACCGAGCCCCCAACAACCCGATTCCGTCATGTTCTCCGTACTTTGCCAATACGACTTTGAAGCCCAAGAATCCGGTATGCTATCGTTCAGGAAGGGGCAGATATTAGATGTTGTCAAACGTGATGGGACGGGCTGGTGGGCAGCCATGCCGAAAGAAGGTACCGTCGTGGGCTGGATACCTCAGGCCTTTGTTCGTGCTCTTTCTAGCGATATGGCTGATCGGTTACGAAACTTGGGCGAAGAGTTTCGAATACCTGAATTCGAGGCCGAAGAGCTCTATAACAACACACACACCTACGAGAGCGGCGCACATGTTTTTGATTCCGATTCTGACAGTCCCACATCTGCTACTTACGAAGACTTCTTCAAG TCGCATTCTAGTTCTTCGATTGCCACATCCTATAATTCAAAAGATACCCCAAACAAGGTCGAAGGCCGAACAATACCCTCCACTTCACAgtcgtcatcctcttcatcacgGCGGTGCCAACAACTACATCCGCCACCATCTCCGTCATCGCCCATGCCTATACCCCCTGCCGGAGTTTCGCGGTCTATATCGCTTGATAAACCTACTCCACTGACACCTCCGCCAGACACCGATAGCCGAGCGAGAGCGGGTTCCCTGTCCAACCGTCATATTCGTCGGCGACCTGTCATGGTCAACGATGACCCAACATTGCGGCAGTTGTCTACTCTTATTGAAACCCAGGACTTGAAGAAGATCGATGAAATAGCAAGTCCAGACATCACTGGTTCATTCGATGCCATGTTCAAGAGCACGCGGCAGGACCAGCTTCGCCGAAAACCCAGCCAGACAATCAAacagatgacgaagaaaaatTACATACCGACAATATCCATTTGTAAACCTCGCTATTTCAAGCCACAATATGCCGATCAgattgatgaggatgacaaGGGGCACATACGCTTTGCATCAATACCAGCTCTAATTGAACGACTAACGCTAGTTACAGGAAGTAACGATCTTACAA AACAAACCGAAGGCAATTCCTTCACAAATGTTTTTCTTACAACCTTTCGGACGTTCATGACTGCAGATCAACTTTTCGAGCTACTCATTGACAGGTTCAATTTGAGACCCCCCAAATCACTAATAGAAACTGAGTACGAGGATTGGTCGACAAATCTTCGAGAACCCGTTCGTCAAAGGGTTCTTGAAGTTTTTGAACTATGGCTATCGAAGCACCGTCTTTTGGAAGAGGAACCTCACATTGGACGAGCTCTTGGCGCCTTTCTGAGTAATTTGGGCGGTACACATGCAGAGATGGCTATCAAGCTAGCAAAGGAGATCGCACAATCG TCATCAGTCCTCCCATCTTCATCGTTGCGTGCTGTTTCTCCGAGCAAAACCAAAATGGCCAAAGCGCAAAGGATCGACCTACTTAAACTGGATCCCATACGCGTAGCAGAGCAACTCACTCTCTGGGAGTATGCCTTGTATATCAAAATAACTCCACAACAATGTCTCTCTTATGCGAAAGCCAAGGCAAGAACTAATCCAGACCCCGCGTTCGCCAATTTACAGGAGTTTTGTGCTACTCATGACAAGCTCAACGGATGGGTAAAGAAAACTATCCTCATCTCCGACTCCCTTCCCAAACGAGCAGACACCGTCGAATTCTGGATCAAAGTCGCCGAAAAGTGCCGAACGTTGAACAACTTCTCGTCCATGAGTGCTATAATCATAGCCTTGTCCAGTATGGACATCAAAGATCTACATCTGACTTGGTCGCACGTACATCGGAAATCACAACTAGATCACTTGCTGCGGCACAATGAGCCCACAGGCGGTTTTGCTGGGTATCGCAATTTAGCCCAAAAGGCCGAAGGTCCCTGTGTGCCATTTATAGGGATGTACTTAACTGACCTTGTACATGCAAACGACCAACATAAACAAGCCGATGGTCGAGTTTGCTTTTTCCAGAAAGCGCGGTGGTATGAAATCATCACCAATATGCTGAAGTTCCAAACTCGGACGTACAAACTCGTCACCAGTGAGTCAACGACGCTATTCATTGAAGCGCAGCTTCGTGACGTCAGAGACAAGGATTGGTTTTGGAAGAGGAGCAAGGAGCTTCAGCGCAGCGAAATGGCGCATGCAGACATCAGGAAAGGTCTAGAGGCTGCAGGCTTCTGA
- a CDS encoding GTPase Ypt5 — protein sequence MSKQFQFKLVLLGESAVGKSSLVLRFVKDQFDDYRESTIGAAFLTQTVTLDDQTTVKFEICRDTAGQERYKAPMYYRNANCAVVVYDITQSASLEKARTWIRELQRQADPSIVIALCGNKSDLAARRQVSQEEAKKYADEEGLMWTETSAKTGEGVTEIFTAIAQKLPLTAPSATRAGAGRTGTAARPGLDLNKQAGAGAAGQPDACNC from the exons ATGTCCAAACAGTTTCAATTCAAACTCGTTCTCTTAG GCGAATCTGCCGTTGGTAAATCAAG TCTGGTCCTTCGCTTTGTGAAAGACCAATTTGACGACTATCGCGAGAGCACTATTGGAG CCGCTTTTCTGACGCAGACTGTCACTCTCGATGACCAGACGACGGTGAAGTTCGAGATATG CAGGGATACGGCTGGACAGGAGCGCTATAAG GCACCTATGTACTACCGAAATGCTAATTGCGCCGTCGTTGTGTATGATATTACACAATCAGCATCACTGGAAAAGGCTCGCACATGGATACGAGAGTTGCAGCGACAGGCCGACCCTTCAATAGTAATCGCTTTATGCGGAAACAAGTCAGATTTAGCGGCACGACGCCAAGTCTCACAGGAAGAAGCAAAGAAGTATGCTGATGAGGAGGGTCTCATGTGGACAGAAACCAGTGCAAAGACGGGCGAGGGCGTCACAGAGATCTTTACTGCTATCG CTCAGAAACTTCCTCTAACTGCTCCTTCGGCTACACGAGCTGGAGCTGGTAGAACTGGTACAGCCGCTAGACCTGGCCTCGATCTCAATAAACAAGCTGGTGCGGGAGCTGCAGGCCAACCTGATGCCTGCAACTGTTAA